One Sphingomonas endolithica DNA segment encodes these proteins:
- a CDS encoding helix-turn-helix domain-containing protein: protein MPVIVNLDVMLARRKVRSKELAEAIGITESNLSLLKSGKVKGVRFSTLAAICRYLDCAPGDILAYEISDDDLRPGDGE from the coding sequence ATGCCCGTCATCGTCAACCTGGACGTGATGCTGGCCCGCCGCAAGGTGCGCTCCAAGGAACTCGCCGAGGCCATCGGGATCACCGAATCGAACTTGTCGTTGCTCAAGTCGGGCAAGGTCAAGGGTGTGCGCTTCTCCACCCTTGCCGCGATTTGCCGTTATCTTGACTGTGCGCCGGGCGACATCTTGGCTTACGAGATTTCGGATGACGATCTTCGCCCAGGTGACGGCGAGTAA
- a CDS encoding acyloxyacyl hydrolase yields the protein MPEYTIVIVGATALRKGGHMMCWKKSAVGAVMALASTCAMAQDNAPPRDRTSRWAGSEVAIGLLEHGSNFHPLGDELVFPDLPAGQIYEGGEEDGTVDVQLVYRSAPLPWALKPRLTGKVQVNTAGRTSFASVGAEWRQHVLHGRMYGQVGIGLTIHDGYRFTPDPFDPTLPIGEARRRYHIYRTRTAFGSQLLFNPNASLGVRLNPGWAVEATWEHFSHRQLFSKQNPGIDNLGLRLVHTFGRRQ from the coding sequence TTGCCAGAATACACCATTGTCATCGTCGGTGCGACGGCCCTTCGCAAGGGGGGACACATGATGTGTTGGAAAAAGAGCGCCGTTGGCGCTGTAATGGCGCTCGCCTCCACCTGCGCTATGGCGCAAGACAATGCTCCACCGCGAGACCGGACGTCGCGATGGGCCGGATCGGAGGTCGCTATCGGGCTGCTTGAGCACGGCTCGAACTTTCATCCGTTGGGCGACGAGTTGGTATTTCCCGATCTGCCGGCCGGGCAAATATATGAAGGCGGCGAGGAGGATGGCACGGTCGACGTCCAGCTTGTCTATCGCAGCGCCCCGTTACCCTGGGCGCTAAAGCCGCGGCTGACCGGCAAGGTGCAGGTCAACACCGCTGGCCGCACCAGTTTCGCCAGCGTGGGCGCGGAATGGCGGCAGCACGTCCTCCACGGCCGGATGTATGGGCAGGTCGGGATTGGGCTGACCATCCACGACGGCTATCGCTTCACCCCTGATCCGTTCGACCCCACCCTGCCGATCGGCGAGGCCCGGCGGCGATATCACATCTATCGCACGCGCACCGCGTTTGGTTCGCAGCTTCTGTTCAATCCCAATGCGTCGTTGGGCGTGCGCCTGAATCCGGGCTGGGCAGTCGAGGCGACGTGGGAGCATTTCAGCCACCGCCAGCTGTTCTCAAAACAGAATCCTGGGATCGACAATCTCGGGCTGCGTCTCGTGCACACGTTTGGTCGGCGTCAATGA